The genomic segment TCCGTGCTGAACAGCGAAGTACACAATCGCGGCTACCGCAAGCCGACCCAAAAACCACTCTAAAAGCTCGTACTTGCGCCAGAGCTTGCGCCGGAAGAAAAATATCTCGTGATAAAAGAACCGTGCGGCGATGAGCCAGAGCGGGCCACCCGTAGAGACAAAATGATCAGGGTCATTCTCAGGATCATTCACGTTTGCATGGTGCTGCATGTGAACACGAGTAAACACTGGGAATGAAAATCCAAGCATCAAGGCGCTGCCGTGTCCTAAAAGCGCATTAACGACAGGATTGCGATGAGCGACATTGTGAGATGCGTCGTGAATGACAGTACCGACCAGATGAAGTGCGACGACATTGAGCATGAAGCACACAAAACCTGGAAAATTCCATTGCCAATAACCCATTACAGATAAGGCAACTAACGCAACGGCAACCCAAAACATAATCAACGTTGGGTTGATGTCTCCCGGTGGTCCGAGCAGTTCCCTTAACTCTGTCAGTGGCTGTTGTGCCTCCGACATTGCTTCTCCTTCCGTATGTATAGATTTGTATTCGTCCTTGGGTAGTATAAAATACCGACGGTCAAGAATAAAGTTTTGTGAAATTAGCTGAATTAATCAAACAGTCGCAGATTGGCTGACTTTGCTTAACAGCAAAGGCTCCTACCCCATCCATCCCTGCCTAATTGACCAAACAGGACTTACGCCATTGGGCGATTTTGCGCGGGTATAACCCGCGCAAAATCGCCTAAAAGACTCAGGACGCCGCACGTAGTGCGTAAGTCCTGCCAAATTGTTAATGCTGGATCTGGGGAATGGTGAGCAAACGTAGCCCCCCATGTTGGCTCATGTGTGCGATCGCTAAACGACTTTGGATTGGAGAAGATAGGTGGTCATTTCTCCCTTGCCTTTGACGTGAATCGTGCCCCGCTGCTCAAAAACATAGCCATCCTTCAGGCGTTCGTAGACGGCGGTTGTGACCTGGGTGTAGCCTGCTAATCCGTTAGATTCCATGCGGCTCGCCACGTTCACCGTGTCTCCCCAGAGATCGTAGATAAATTTCTTGATGCCAATGACTCCGGCGATGACAGGCCCCGTATTAATGCCAATGCGAAGCTGTAGTGCCTTGCCATCTGTGGTTTGAATTTGGGCGATCGTCGCCTGCATATCCAGCGCCATATCGGCGATCGCCTCGGTGTGATCATAGCGATGGCTGGGCAGTCCCCCGACAACCATATAGGCATCACCAATCGTCTTAATCTTCTCAAGCTGATGTTTTTCGGCTAGTTCATCAAAGGTTGAAAATACGTGATTCAAGAGTTCCACGACATCCTGGGGCGGAATTTCGGAGGAGAGTTGGGCGAATCCAACAATATCGGCGAATAGCACCGTTGCTTCCGTAAAGCTTTCAGCAATGGTGCGCTGTTCTTGCATCAGTTGCCGCGCTACGGCCTCCGGTAAGATGTTCAGCAATAGATTTTCAGACTTTGCTCGCTCCGCTTCTAAGGCTTTCCGCCCATGGAACTCTGCCCGCTGCAATCGCTCATAGAGCAATACGGATAGGGTACAAATTCCGCAAAACCAACCTAAGTAGAGCATTTGTGCAGGCGCCCAGAGTCCCTGACCGGACGGTATATACCCAAGGATGGTATTAGCGATGAAGTAGTATCCCAAAACACCAAGCTGGGTGGTGAGATGCAGCGGCCAACGCACCGGGATTAACGTTGCTTGGACTAAAAATGTCAGCGTCCACGCATAGATACCTGCTAAAGCAAAACCATTCACAGTTGCCCAAATCTGTTCAACGAGCGTGATCGACCACGATGCCCAGACGAATAATACCCCTGGATATCGGCGACCCAGAGATGTGTGTAGCATCCCAAAGCAAAGGAGCAATCCTAACTCGACACTGACAGCCATCCCAATCCAACTGGGCAATTGCTGGATACGCTGTAGGCCATGTCTCCAAACGTATTAGACCTGGTTGATCACCCCGATAGTCGGTATTGCCCTTACAATACCAGTTGATTTGTCTCCTCCTTTTTGCAGAAAAGCCGAAGACAGTTCACAATTCTTCCCGTTTTATGGCTACATTCCAGCCGCTACTACTCTAAAGTATGACGTCATCTCAACGCACCTCTCCAGCCGTGATTCTTGGATTTGATCCAGGTCGTCAAAAATGTGGCTTAGCTGTAGTGACGACTGACAAATTTGTGCTATCCCATCAAATTGTGAATGCCGAAGAAGCGATCGCCACGCTTCAGACGCTGTATCAGCAATTCCCAGTCATCACCCTAGTCATGGGCGATCAAACCACCGCTCAAGAGTGGAAACAGAAGATTCAAACGGGAGTGGAGGAGGTTGGGGATATTGTCCTTGTGGATGAGCGATACACCAGTCTTGAGGCGCGCGATCGCTATTGGGAGATGTATCCACCTCGTGGACTCACCCAGATCA from the Synechococcales cyanobacterium T60_A2020_003 genome contains:
- a CDS encoding adenylate/guanylate cyclase domain-containing protein, with product MNGFALAGIYAWTLTFLVQATLIPVRWPLHLTTQLGVLGYYFIANTILGYIPSGQGLWAPAQMLYLGWFCGICTLSVLLYERLQRAEFHGRKALEAERAKSENLLLNILPEAVARQLMQEQRTIAESFTEATVLFADIVGFAQLSSEIPPQDVVELLNHVFSTFDELAEKHQLEKIKTIGDAYMVVGGLPSHRYDHTEAIADMALDMQATIAQIQTTDGKALQLRIGINTGPVIAGVIGIKKFIYDLWGDTVNVASRMESNGLAGYTQVTTAVYERLKDGYVFEQRGTIHVKGKGEMTTYLLQSKVV
- a CDS encoding fatty acid desaturase, which translates into the protein MSEAQQPLTELRELLGPPGDINPTLIMFWVAVALVALSVMGYWQWNFPGFVCFMLNVVALHLVGTVIHDASHNVAHRNPVVNALLGHGSALMLGFSFPVFTRVHMQHHANVNDPENDPDHFVSTGGPLWLIAARFFYHEIFFFRRKLWRKYELLEWFLGRLAVAAIVYFAVQHGFLGYIFNFWFSPALVVGLALGLFFDYLPHRPFQERDRWKNARVYPSPILNVLIMGQNYHLIHHLWPSIPWYHYQTAYRVTQPLLDSKGCDQTLGLLKGKSFWAFVYDLFLGIRFHHRSS
- a CDS encoding pre-16S rRNA-processing nuclease YqgF; translated protein: MTSSQRTSPAVILGFDPGRQKCGLAVVTTDKFVLSHQIVNAEEAIATLQTLYQQFPVITLVMGDQTTAQEWKQKIQTGVEEVGDIVLVDERYTSLEARDRYWEMYPPRGLTQIIPKGMRTPPRPIDDIVAILLVERYLDRVSP